Proteins from one Cyprinus carpio isolate SPL01 chromosome B15, ASM1834038v1, whole genome shotgun sequence genomic window:
- the LOC109103621 gene encoding sialic acid-binding Ig-like lectin 12, with protein sequence MLQILFILTVIIMTSSELSYTDARTNFSIKVEDNITGEDGLCIIVFCVVTIPESVSDPIRTTWFKGDPQNLSVEVSNFNRNIGFLKNKKECSFSINQLVQGKSDGEYRLKLEWGEGNVYIFPQTVNITVKELTQKPTINVPLLTAGEKAEISCKVPGDCLLPLADIVWTGIRPNNTRLGARGVPGRSEHFSIMTFYPKPEHHNTELTCTVTLQGRIRTESTVILKVRHSPVILNSSRCFVWGDELRCMCVSSAVPSPQISWPVLKDSTKHSSAVSVEENISISNISIPGFSKVSATVECVSENLIGATKMELQVHNHAERPQEISYSLSTPWILFTLSFVLNVIFASCLIVIVVRRREKCMKPVDDNHVYMTAMKREESVYETIKMS encoded by the exons ATGCTGCAAATTCTGTTCATCTTGACTGTCATTATAATGACAAGCAGTGAGCTTTCAT ACACTGATGCACGAACTAACTTCTCCATCAAAGTAGAAGACAACATCACTGGAGAGGACGGTTTGTGCATCATAGTGTTCTGTGTTGTCACTATCCCTGAAAGTGTCTCAGATCCCATTAGGACAACCTGGTTCAAAGGAGATCCACAAAACCTGTCTGTTGAAGTTTctaattttaatagaaatattggATTTCTTAAAAATAAGAAAGAGTGCAGCTTTTCGATAAACCAGTTGGTTCAGGGCAAATCTGATGGTGAATACAGATTAAAACTGGAGTGGGGAGAAGGAAACGTGTATATCTTTCCTCAGACagtaaatattactgttaaag agCTTACCCAGAAACCAACAATAAACGTCCCACTGCTCACAGCGGGAGAGAAGGCCGAGATATCATGTAAAGTTCCAGGGGACTGCTTACTACCCTTAGCAGATATTGTGTGGACAGGCATTAGGCCTAATAATACTAGACTTGGAGCTCGTGGAGTGCCTGGCAGGAGTGAGCACTTTTCTATAATGACTTTTTATCCTAAGCCTGAACATCACAATACTGAGCTCACCTGCACAGTGACACTTCAAGGACGTATTCGGACTGAAAGTACTGTCATCCTCAAAGTAAGAC aTTCCCCAGTAATCCTGAACAGCTCTCGTTGTTTTGTGTGGGGTGATGAACTGAGATGCATGTGTGTCAGCAGTGCTGTGCCGTCACCCCAGATATCCTGGCCAGTATTGAAAGATAGCACTAAACACAGCAGTGCTGTTTCAGTAGAGGAGAACATCAGCATTAGCAACATCTCCATTCCTGGATTTAGTAAAGTCAGCGCTACCGTTGAATGTGTCAGTGAGAATCTCATTGGTGCGACAAAGATGGAACTCCAAGTGCACAATCATGCTGAAAGACCCCAAG AAATAAGTTACAGTTTGTCAACCCCTTGGATATTATTTACCCTTTCATTTGTTCTAAATGTCATCTTTGCTTCCTGTTTGATTGTCATCGTTGTACG GAGGAGAGAAAAATGTATGAAACCAGTAGATGACAACCATGTCTACATGACTGCAATGAAGAGAGAGGAATCTGTGTATGAGACTATCAAAATGTCATGA
- the LOC109103341 gene encoding sialic acid-binding Ig-like lectin 7, whose product MLQILFILTVIIMTNSELSYPEARTNFSLKVEDNITGEDGLCIIVSCVVTIPESVSDPIRTTWFKGDPQNLSVEVSNFKRNIGFPQNEKECSFSLNHLVQGKSDGEYRLKLEWGEGNMYIFPQTVNITVKELTQKPTINVPLLTAGEKAEISCKVPGDCFQPLADIVWTGIRPNNTRLGARGVPGRSEHFSIMTFYPKPEHHNTELTCTVTLQGRIRTESTVILKVRHSPVILNSSRCFVWGDELRCMCVSSGVPSPQISWPVLKDSTKHSSAVSVEENISISNISIPGFSKVSATVECVSENIIGTTKMEIQVHNHAEKQNPKK is encoded by the exons ATGCTGCAAATTCTGTTCATCTTGACTGTCATTATAATGACAAATAGTGAGCTTTCAT ACCCTGAAGCACGAACTAACTTCTCCCTCAAAGTAGAAGACAACATCACTGGAGAGGACGGTTTGTGCATCATAGTGTCCTGTGTTGTCACTATCCCTGAAAGTGTCTCAGATCCCATTAGGACAACCTGGTTCAAAGGAGATCCACAAAACCTGTCTGTTGAAGTTTCTAATTTTAAGAGAAATATTGGATTTCCTCAAAATGAGAAAGAGTGCAGCTTTTCGCTAAACCACTTGGTTCAGGGCAAATCTGATGGTGAATACAGATTAAAACTGGAGTGGGGAGAAGGAAACATGTATATCTTTCCTCAGACagtaaatattactgttaaag agCTTACCCAGAAACCAACAATAAACGTCCCACTGCTCACAGCGGGAGAGAAGGCCGAGATATCATGTAAAGTTCCAGGGGACTGCTTCCAACCCTTAGCAGATATTGTGTGGACAGGCATTAGGCCTAATAATACTAGACTTGGAGCTCGTGGAGTGCCTGGCAGGAGTGAGCACTTTTCTATAATGACTTTTTATCCTAAGCCTGAACATCACAATACTGAGCTCACCTGCACAGTGACACTTCAAGGACGTATTCGGACTGAAAGTACTGTCATCCTCAAAGTAAGAC aTTCCCCAGTAATCCTGAACAGCTCTCGTTGTTTTGTGTGGGGTGATGAACTGAGATGCATGTGTGTCAGCAGTGGTGTGCCGTCACCCCAGATATCCTGGCCAGTATTGAAAGATAGCACTAAACACAGCAGTGCTGTTTCAGTAGAGGAGAACATCAGCATTAGCAACATCTCCATTCCTGGATTTAGTAAAGTCAGCGCTACCGTTGAATGTGTCAGTGAGAATATCATTGGTACTACAAAGATGGAAATCCAAGTGCACAAtcatgctgaaaaacaaaacccCAAG aaATGA